One Cucumis sativus cultivar 9930 chromosome 1, Cucumber_9930_V3, whole genome shotgun sequence DNA segment encodes these proteins:
- the LOC116401754 gene encoding serine/threonine-protein phosphatase 7 long form homolog, with translation MLITYRMFFDRLINSQINWTPYTSHIMALLPHQCHNSQAMWTYVGPMICFHLVEKHQADRVLRQFHMLQMPPEFCSTDQGLHQIDLRGKHDQDWSRIHAEHIAMWHSRNNFCAEAEATQKPTVSDNYFS, from the exons ATGTTGATCACCTACCGAATGTTTTTTGATCGGCTGATCAACTCTCAg atTAATTGGACACCATACACGTCCCACATTATGGCATTGCTTCCACATCAATGTCATAACAGTCAAGCGATGTGGACATATGTGGGTCCTATGATTTGCTTTCATCTCGTTGAGAAGCATCAAGCAGATCGTGTATTGCGACAGTTCCATATGCTACAAATGCCACCAGAGTTTTGCTCCACAGATCAGGGCCTACaccaaattgatttaagaggCAAGCACGATCAAGATTGGAGTAGGATTCATGCAGAGCATATAGCAATGTGGCATTCACGAAATAATTTTTGTGCCGAAGCAGAAGCAACACAGAAGCCGACAGTATCAGATAACTACTTTTCCTAG
- the LOC116404103 gene encoding F-box protein At3g07870-like: MTWGEGLPTDIAISIFSKLIISHLRVCRLVCKTWNAMVLDYAHSCKLNNDFLLSVSDVVPNPRSSWLCNARMYCFRSDPTKRLDVYLDFFELEGSKSAFSVPSVDDGDWFRVTLICYCNGLLFVCKSKLNTMCHGIFNPTTNEFYHVPEVFYDIYHFGLGYIPSTKQYKLFRLAHSKTQQEPITIIDVFHFGRNQWRQLHSLPYIIEGGGIYMDGVIYFLVKVKNKPNDYAIYALDVETEEIELSAILEVGPGLISSSRSQILQSYGNVYVIIFIKLPTTTNSSVQVWRMQEKTQTQRKCLMGICQIETLNFGLLRNILACDEKENQNQGDR; encoded by the coding sequence ATGACTTGGGGAGAGGGGCTTCCAACGGATATTGCTATCTCAATCTTCTCTAAACTCATTATCTCCCATTTGAGAGTATGCAGACTTGTTTGTAAAACTTGGAATGCTATGGTTTTAGATTATGCTCACTCTTGTAAACTCAACAATGATTTCCTTCTCTCTGTCTCTGATGTAGTCCCCAATCCTAGAAGTAGTTGGCTATGCAATGCTAGGATGTATTGTTTCCGTTCTGATCCTACCAAACGTTTGGATGtatatttggatttttttgaATTGGAAGGAAGTAAATCTGCCTTTTCAGTACCCTCCGTCGACGACGGGGACTGGTTCAGGGTCACACTGATCTGTTACTGCAATGGCCTACTGTTTGTTTGCAAAAGCAAACTCAACACAATGTGTCATGGCATATTTAATCCTACCACTAATGAGTTTTACCATGTTCCTGAAgtattttatgatatttacCACTTTGGTTTAGGTTACATTCCTTCAACAAAgcaatacaaattatttagattGGCTCATTCTAAGACACAACAAGAACCTATTACCATAATAGATGTTTTTCACTTTGGTAGAAACCAATGGAGGCAACTTCATTCCCTACCTTATATCATTGAGGGTGGTGGTATTTACATGGATGGAGTCATCTATTTTCtggtaaaagtaaaaaataaaccaaatgaCTATGCAATCTATGCTCTGGACGTTGAAACtgaagaaattgaattgagTGCTATCTTGGAAGTTGGCCCGGGCCTAATTAGCTCTTCCCGCTCGCAAATCCTACAATCTTATGGCAATGTTTATGTCATTATTTTCATCAAGCTACCAACAACAACTAATTCCTCCGTGCAGGTGTGGAGGATGCAAGAGAAAACTCAGACTCAAAGGAAGTGCTTAATGGGCATTTGTCAAATAGAAACCTTGAACTTTGGCTTACTTAGAAACATTTTGGCTTGTGATGAGAAGGAAAACCAGAACCAAGGAGACAGATGA